The DNA window ACGCCGCCACGGAACTGTCTGTCACGGCGACGGAGCGCCGCAGCCAGATCCAGAACAAGGGCGTCGCCCTGGAGCGGCTGCGCGAGGGATTGAAGGCCCTCACCTTCGTCCCCAAGGTCCGCCGCCCCACCCGCCCCAGCGCGGGCGCCAAGCGCCGGCGGCTCGAGGGAAAGAAGCGCACGTCGGAGAAGAAGACGCTCCGCGGCAAGGGTGACTGGTAGCCCCTCGCCCTACGGGGCGTGAAGCCGTTGCTACGAAACGGTTTGCGGGCTCGCAAAGTTTGCATAGCAAACGAGCCCATCGCCCTACAGGTGCATTGAGAAGTTCCAGGACGTTACTGGAAGCGAGTGTGTCCTCTCTTGGGCACATGGAGTGCAAGCAGGAGGCCCCACTGACCCAGTCAGGGTCACTCTACCCCCTCGGTGGGAGTACCTCCCATGACTCCTCGTCTCCCCTCCCGCGCGCTGCGCCCCGTGCTGCTGGCCATGTCACTGCTGGTGGCCCTGCCCGCGCTGGCGACGGACATCATGACGTTCAGTCGCGGCTCGCTCATCATCCCCGAGCAAGCCACCTTCCAACGTGGTTGCGGAGCGCTCTCGGCCTACGGCCTGGTGTGGCGCATCCTCCTGGAGAACCAGCCAGGAGGACTGAACGCGGCCCAGCCCGTGACGGTGTACCTGGCCATCAACGACTTGAAGAAGTCGCCCAACCGGTGCGTGCCCACCAACCGCCACACCGCGCCCGCGCCCTCCGGTGACGCGAAGTGGAACGATGGCTGCGACTTCACCATCACCAACCCCACGGAGCAGCCGGTGGTGCCGGTGGACTACACCACCACCTTCCCCACCAGCGGGATGTACCCGTACGGGAACATCGAGAACTTCGACACCACGGCCGCGGTGGCGCGTCCCCAGTTCACGTCCACGACGCTGAACAACACCGTCTCGGGCCCGCGCTTCACCACCGCCCGGTACATGGGTGGCTCCTTCATCATCGACGCCGTGGACGCCAAGCGCGTCATCGACTTCATCCGGTCCAACAGCACCACCGGAGGCGCCGAGTCTCCGAAGAAGTTCCGCACCACGTGCGGCTCGGACTGCGCCACCTTCACCACCGGCAGCGGCTGCCACTACGTCCGCATGCACCAGGCCACCATCGAGTTCTCCGCGCCGGTGGCCCGCCGCATCAACCGCGTCCCGCCCAAAATCGCGCTGCTGGACCTGGGCGACAGCGGCAGCGTGCTCGGCGGCATGCTCGACGACTACCTGCGCAACGCGGGCCTGGACTTCCCGGGCGCGGGCGGCTGCCCCCAGGGAACCACGTCCAGCTGCAACCGCAACGGCAAGCAGCCGGGCCTCATCTACGACGCCATCCAGGCCAACAAGGACCTCATCTCCACCGCGACCTTCAAGAACGGCCTGCTCAACGCGCTGGACCCCGTCACCAACAAGCCCCGCTACAAGGTGTTCTGGGCGCCCCACTGGGAAATCGGAAACAGCACCCACACCGAATACTCAACCAACGGTGACGGCGCCGGTTCGCAGCGCGAGAACGTCCTCAACAACATCGCGTACTTCACCAACCAGCGCGGCAACGGCCTCTTCGCCGAGTGCGCGAGCATCTGGTCCTACGAGACGACCACGCGCGCGGATGGCACGGAGGTGACGAGCTCCCACTTCCAGGGCGCGAACAACTTCGAGAAGAACATGCTCAGCGGAGGGGGCAGCTGGAACGGTCGCAACTGCACGGACCCGGACTACATGGCCCAGGCCGTGGATGACCGCGAGCAATGCATCCTCTATCCGAACCCCGGAGACCCCTTCTCGCAGATGGGCGACTTCAGCCTCACCAGCGTCACGGGGCACACCCAGAACTATCGCACTGTCTACAAGAACGGCGTGCGCCGCCTGGCGGTGAGCTGGTACCAGCACAAGGACGAGCACGTCTTCGACAACCCCGCCGACGTGGCCGGCAACAGCCGGCGCGGGCACGACTTCTTCTCCTTCAACC is part of the Myxococcus landrumus genome and encodes:
- a CDS encoding peptide chain release factor family protein → MTTSPTRRQAALEALALDDEALLKTCEVDYFIASGPGGQHRNTTASGVRLTHAATELSVTATERRSQIQNKGVALERLREGLKALTFVPKVRRPTRPSAGAKRRRLEGKKRTSEKKTLRGKGDW